Proteins found in one Solitalea lacus genomic segment:
- the clpP gene encoding ATP-dependent Clp endopeptidase proteolytic subunit ClpP has protein sequence MKDRIDKNEFRKYAVKHHRINSLAVDGFISRVENRKLPTNITPYIIEERPMNVASMDVFSRLMMDRIIFLGDPIYDVTANIVQAQLLFLQSVDAKRDIQLYLNSPGGSVYAGLGIYDTMQFVEPDVATICTGMAASMGAVLLCAGAAGKRAGLAHSRVMIHQPMGGAEGQASDIEITAREIGKLKKELYEIIARHSGQTYDKVWESSDRDFWMIAQEAKEFGMIDEVLTSTKDIK, from the coding sequence ATGAAAGACAGAATCGATAAAAACGAATTTCGTAAATATGCTGTAAAGCACCATCGTATTAATAGTTTAGCTGTTGACGGTTTTATTTCACGTGTTGAAAATCGTAAGCTGCCAACTAACATTACGCCTTATATTATTGAAGAACGCCCTATGAATGTAGCTTCAATGGACGTTTTTTCACGTTTGATGATGGATCGTATTATCTTTTTAGGTGATCCGATTTATGATGTTACAGCAAATATTGTTCAGGCTCAGTTGTTATTTTTGCAGTCAGTAGATGCAAAGCGTGATATTCAATTATATCTGAACAGTCCGGGCGGTTCTGTTTATGCAGGTTTAGGAATTTACGATACTATGCAATTTGTAGAGCCGGATGTTGCAACAATTTGTACCGGTATGGCAGCATCAATGGGAGCCGTACTTTTATGTGCCGGAGCCGCAGGTAAACGTGCTGGCTTAGCGCACTCTCGTGTAATGATCCACCAACCAATGGGTGGGGCAGAAGGTCAGGCATCAGATATCGAAATTACAGCTCGTGAAATTGGTAAATTGAAGAAAGAGTTGTACGAAATCATTGCTCGACACAGTGGACAAACTTATGATAAGGTTTGGGAATCTTCTGACCGTGATTTTTGGATGATTGCACAAGAAGCCAAAGAATTTGGTATGATTGATGAAGTATTGACTTCAACCAAGGATATTAAATAA
- the tig gene encoding trigger factor, whose protein sequence is MNITQEKINDLSSIVTINIKPEDYKAKVEKAIKEHGKKVQMPGFRPGMVPAAHIKKLYGKSILVDEINNLLSDSLNNYIADNKLEVLGQPLPKVDQDAKYNWDFEDSFVFSYELGLAPEFKAEFSSKDKFTKYKITADEETIKSRTESLQRAYGKMTNPEVSSDNDSLYGEFVQLAEDGSVLEGGIDNNASLRIELVEDAKIKKSLVGLKKDDVVSFDIQKAYKNNAHLIHNLLNISEEEATELKGNFQFTVKNVNRLEPAELNEEFFNKVFPDGSVTNEDGFNAYVLEEIEKQMETNADRKFSNDIYEYALANIKFELPSDFLKRWLKATNEKLSDAELEKDYDSFEKNLKWSLIENKVLQANNIEIKPEEVVALAKGRIATQFAMYSPTPIDDAQLNEYAHNFLSDRERATQMYNEVRSNKVFEFLKNTVSAEEKSIDYKSFLELK, encoded by the coding sequence ATGAATATCACCCAAGAAAAAATCAACGACTTAAGCTCAATAGTTACTATCAACATTAAGCCTGAAGACTATAAAGCTAAAGTAGAAAAAGCTATTAAAGAGCATGGTAAAAAAGTACAAATGCCAGGATTCCGTCCGGGTATGGTACCTGCCGCTCATATTAAAAAGCTTTACGGTAAAAGCATTTTGGTTGATGAGATCAATAATTTGCTTTCTGATTCGTTGAACAATTATATTGCTGACAACAAATTGGAGGTTTTGGGTCAGCCACTTCCAAAGGTTGATCAGGATGCGAAATACAACTGGGATTTTGAAGATTCGTTTGTATTTAGCTATGAATTAGGTTTGGCTCCTGAATTTAAAGCTGAATTTTCTTCAAAAGATAAATTTACCAAATACAAAATTACTGCAGACGAAGAAACAATTAAAAGTCGTACCGAAAGCTTACAACGTGCTTATGGTAAAATGACTAATCCTGAAGTTTCTTCTGATAACGACAGTTTATATGGTGAGTTTGTGCAGTTGGCTGAAGATGGTTCTGTTTTAGAAGGTGGTATTGACAATAATGCATCTTTACGTATCGAACTAGTTGAAGATGCTAAAATTAAAAAGTCATTAGTAGGTTTGAAAAAGGATGATGTAGTAAGTTTTGATATACAGAAAGCTTACAAAAACAATGCACACCTGATTCATAACTTGTTAAATATTAGTGAGGAAGAAGCTACAGAGTTAAAAGGTAACTTCCAGTTCACGGTTAAAAACGTAAACCGCTTAGAGCCTGCTGAATTAAATGAGGAATTCTTTAATAAAGTATTCCCTGATGGTAGCGTAACGAATGAAGATGGCTTTAACGCTTATGTTTTAGAAGAGATCGAAAAACAAATGGAAACAAATGCTGATCGTAAGTTTTCAAATGATATTTACGAATATGCATTAGCTAATATCAAATTTGAACTTCCTTCTGATTTCTTAAAACGTTGGTTAAAAGCTACCAATGAGAAGTTATCTGATGCGGAATTGGAGAAAGATTATGATTCATTTGAGAAAAACCTTAAATGGTCGTTAATTGAAAATAAAGTTCTTCAAGCTAATAACATTGAAATTAAACCTGAAGAAGTTGTTGCTCTTGCTAAAGGACGTATTGCTACTCAATTTGCAATGTACAGTCCAACTCCAATTGACGATGCTCAGTTGAACGAGTATGCTCATAACTTCCTTTCAGATCGCGAACGTGCTACTCAAATGTACAATGAGGTTCGCAGTAACAAAGTTTTCGAATTCTTGAAAAACACAGTTTCAGCTGAAGAGAAATCAATTGACTACAAATCATTCTTAGAATTGAAATAA